Proteins co-encoded in one Sulfuricaulis limicola genomic window:
- a CDS encoding helicase HerA-like domain-containing protein, which yields MTEPLPIAKSREWIHLLPKMANRHGMIAGATGTGKTVTLQVMAERLSAIGVPVFMADVKGDLAGVSQKGGGNPKVEERVKLLKPEGFAYQGFPVTLWDVFGEQGHPVRATVSEMGPLLLSRLLNLNDTQEGVLNLIFKIADDNGWLLLDLKDLRSMAQHVGDNAKDFTTAYGNISGASVGAIQRALLTLENQGAEKFFGEPALNLDDLMQTQDGRGVINILAADRLMQSPKVYATFLLWLLAELFEQLPEVGDRDKPKLVFFFDEAHLLFDDAPTALLEKIEQVVRLIRSKGVGVFFVSQNPLDIPDQVLGQLGNRVQHALRAFTPRDQKAVRAAAETFRANPKLKIESVITELGVGEALVSLLDEKGSPGIVERAFVCPPQSRLGPLSAAERQGLLDASAVKGQYEKTVDRESAYEILKQRAAQTAVPAAAAPEKSGGGLLDSLLGSTGPRGGRREGAAEAMVKSAARSIGSQIGRNLIRGVLGSLLGGKR from the coding sequence ATGACCGAACCGCTGCCGATCGCCAAAAGCAGGGAATGGATTCACCTCCTGCCGAAAATGGCCAACCGCCATGGGATGATTGCGGGCGCCACCGGCACCGGCAAAACCGTCACGCTGCAAGTGATGGCCGAGCGCTTGAGCGCCATCGGCGTGCCGGTGTTCATGGCCGACGTCAAGGGCGACCTGGCCGGCGTCAGCCAGAAAGGCGGCGGCAATCCCAAGGTGGAAGAACGCGTCAAGCTGCTGAAGCCCGAGGGCTTCGCCTACCAGGGATTCCCGGTAACGCTGTGGGACGTGTTCGGCGAGCAGGGGCACCCGGTGCGCGCCACGGTCTCCGAGATGGGGCCGCTGCTGCTGTCGCGCCTGCTCAATCTCAACGACACGCAGGAAGGCGTGCTCAATCTCATCTTCAAAATCGCCGACGACAACGGCTGGCTGCTGCTCGACCTCAAGGACCTGCGCAGCATGGCCCAGCATGTCGGCGACAACGCCAAGGACTTCACCACCGCCTACGGCAACATTTCCGGGGCTTCGGTCGGCGCCATCCAGCGCGCGCTGCTGACGCTGGAGAACCAGGGCGCGGAAAAGTTTTTCGGCGAACCGGCGCTGAACCTCGACGACCTGATGCAGACGCAGGACGGTCGCGGCGTGATCAACATCCTCGCCGCCGACAGACTCATGCAGTCGCCCAAGGTCTATGCCACCTTCCTGTTGTGGCTGCTGGCGGAATTGTTCGAGCAGTTGCCCGAGGTCGGCGACCGCGACAAGCCGAAACTGGTGTTTTTCTTCGACGAGGCGCACCTGCTGTTCGACGACGCGCCGACGGCGCTGCTGGAAAAGATCGAGCAGGTCGTGCGCCTGATCCGCTCCAAGGGCGTGGGTGTGTTTTTCGTGTCGCAGAATCCGCTCGACATCCCGGACCAGGTGCTGGGCCAGCTCGGCAACCGCGTGCAGCACGCGCTGCGCGCCTTCACGCCGCGCGACCAGAAAGCGGTGCGCGCCGCGGCCGAAACCTTTCGCGCCAACCCCAAACTCAAGATCGAATCCGTCATCACCGAGCTGGGCGTGGGCGAGGCGCTGGTGTCGCTGCTGGACGAGAAAGGCAGTCCGGGTATCGTCGAGCGCGCCTTCGTCTGCCCGCCGCAGAGCCGGCTCGGTCCGCTCAGCGCCGCCGAGCGCCAGGGCCTGCTCGACGCCTCCGCCGTCAAGGGTCAGTACGAAAAAACCGTTGATCGTGAATCGGCCTACGAAATCCTGAAGCAACGCGCGGCCCAGACTGCTGTGCCCGCTGCCGCGGCGCCCGAAAAAAGCGGCGGCGGATTGCTGGACAGCCTGCTCGGCTCCACCGGTCCGCGCGGTGGCCGGCGCGAAGGCGCGGCCGAGGCCATGGTCAAAAGCGCGGCCCGCTCCATCGGCAGCCAGATCGGCCGCAACCTGATCCGCGGCGTGCTGGGTTCCCTGCTGGGCGGCAAGCGCTAG
- the gcl gene encoding glyoxylate carboligase — protein sequence MAKMTATEAAIRVMESEGVELTFGVPGAAILPLYQAMNGSKIKHVLVRHEEGGTHAAEGYTRAASGRIGVCIGTSGPAGTNMITGLYSAMADSIPILCITGQAPRAKLHKEDFQAVDIAAIAKPVTKWAITVMEAAQVPRAFRQAFHLMRSGRPGPVLIDLPIDVQKEIIEYDPESDFPLEVFKPRPHRKQIEKALDMMMAAQRPLIIAGGGIINAEASDLLVELAELTQTPVIPTLMGWGSIPDDHALNAGMMGLQTQHRYGNATFLRSDFVLGIGNRWANRQTGSLDVYTKGRKFVHVDIDPMQIGRVFCPDLGIVGDAKYALEEFVAAARARKQAGKITNRQHWIAEVQERKYTMQRRTDFDNVPIKPQRVFQEINNVFGDDTCFVTAIGLYQIASGQFQKVNKPRNYIVCGQAGPLGWEISACTGAKLADPDKEVVGVVGDYSFQFLIEELAVAAQHHVPFVMVLINNSYLGLIRQAEIAYKMDYEVQLSFNNINCPEIGDYGVDHVKAVQAMGCLATRIFDPKLMAPAFEEARRLSKEKRVPVVVEVITERVTNISMGPEIDKINEFEEILDRKPAKKTEAA from the coding sequence ATGGCAAAAATGACCGCAACCGAAGCGGCGATACGCGTGATGGAAAGCGAAGGCGTCGAGCTGACGTTCGGCGTTCCGGGCGCCGCGATCCTGCCGCTGTATCAGGCGATGAACGGGAGCAAGATCAAGCACGTGCTGGTGCGCCACGAGGAAGGCGGGACCCACGCCGCGGAAGGTTACACGCGCGCCGCCAGCGGCCGCATCGGCGTCTGCATCGGCACCTCCGGTCCGGCCGGCACCAACATGATCACCGGCCTGTACTCGGCCATGGCCGACAGCATTCCGATCCTGTGCATCACCGGCCAGGCGCCGCGCGCCAAGCTGCACAAGGAAGATTTCCAGGCAGTCGACATCGCCGCCATCGCCAAGCCCGTGACCAAGTGGGCCATCACCGTCATGGAAGCGGCGCAGGTGCCGCGCGCCTTCCGCCAGGCGTTTCATCTCATGCGTTCGGGTCGTCCCGGTCCGGTCTTGATCGATTTGCCAATCGATGTTCAGAAAGAAATCATCGAGTACGATCCGGAGTCCGATTTCCCGCTGGAGGTGTTCAAGCCGCGCCCGCACCGCAAGCAGATTGAGAAGGCGCTCGACATGATGATGGCGGCGCAGCGGCCGCTGATCATCGCCGGTGGCGGCATCATCAATGCCGAGGCTTCGGACCTGCTGGTGGAGCTGGCCGAACTGACCCAGACGCCGGTCATTCCGACGCTCATGGGCTGGGGCAGCATCCCCGACGATCATGCACTGAACGCCGGCATGATGGGTCTGCAGACCCAGCACCGCTATGGCAACGCCACCTTCCTGCGCAGCGACTTCGTGCTCGGCATCGGCAACCGCTGGGCCAACCGCCAGACCGGCAGCCTCGACGTTTACACCAAGGGGCGCAAGTTCGTGCACGTCGACATCGATCCGATGCAGATCGGCCGCGTGTTCTGCCCCGATCTCGGCATCGTCGGCGACGCCAAGTATGCGCTCGAGGAATTCGTCGCGGCGGCACGCGCGCGCAAGCAGGCCGGCAAGATCACGAACCGCCAGCACTGGATCGCGGAGGTGCAGGAACGCAAGTACACCATGCAGCGGCGCACCGATTTCGACAACGTGCCGATCAAGCCGCAGCGCGTGTTCCAGGAAATCAACAACGTGTTCGGCGACGACACCTGTTTCGTCACCGCCATCGGCCTGTACCAGATCGCCTCGGGCCAGTTCCAGAAGGTCAACAAGCCGCGCAACTACATCGTCTGCGGCCAGGCCGGTCCGCTGGGCTGGGAAATCTCGGCCTGCACCGGCGCCAAGCTGGCCGATCCGGACAAGGAGGTCGTGGGCGTGGTCGGCGACTATTCGTTCCAGTTCCTGATCGAGGAGCTCGCGGTCGCGGCCCAGCACCATGTGCCGTTCGTGATGGTGCTGATCAACAACTCCTACCTTGGGCTGATCCGCCAGGCCGAGATCGCCTACAAGATGGACTACGAGGTGCAGCTGAGCTTCAACAACATCAACTGCCCGGAGATCGGCGACTACGGCGTGGACCACGTCAAGGCCGTGCAGGCCATGGGCTGTCTGGCCACGCGCATCTTCGATCCGAAACTCATGGCGCCCGCCTTCGAGGAGGCGCGCCGCCTGAGTAAGGAAAAGCGCGTGCCGGTCGTGGTCGAGGTGATCACCGAGCGCGTGACCAATATCTCCATGGGCCCGGAGATCGACAAGATCAACGAGTTCGAGGAGATTCTCGACCGCAAGCCGGCGAAGAAAACCGAAGCGGCCTGA
- the hyi gene encoding hydroxypyruvate isomerase, producing the protein MPKFAANLTMLYNEVDFPDRFEAAARDGFKGVEYLFPYAYDKNQLADKLKTHKLTQVLHNLPAGDWGAGERGIGCLPARVGEFQDGVGKAIEYATALGCKQVNCLAGIAPKDAKPDALRKTFVENLKFAAGKLKAAGIRLLIEPINTFDIPGFYLSRTAQALEIMNDVGSDDLFLQYDVYHMQRMEGELAASLKNHLARIRHIQIADNPGRNEPGTGEINYSFLFKHIDQIGYDGWIGCEYKPAGKTSACLGWAAAYLSR; encoded by the coding sequence ATGCCCAAATTCGCCGCCAACCTGACCATGCTGTACAACGAGGTCGATTTCCCCGACCGCTTCGAGGCCGCTGCCCGCGATGGCTTCAAGGGCGTCGAGTACCTGTTTCCCTATGCTTACGATAAAAACCAGCTCGCGGACAAGCTCAAGACACACAAGCTGACGCAGGTGTTGCACAACCTGCCGGCGGGCGACTGGGGCGCGGGCGAGCGCGGCATCGGCTGTCTGCCGGCGCGCGTCGGCGAATTCCAGGACGGCGTCGGCAAGGCCATCGAGTACGCCACCGCGCTGGGATGCAAGCAGGTCAACTGCCTCGCCGGGATCGCGCCGAAGGACGCCAAGCCGGACGCGCTGCGTAAGACCTTCGTCGAAAATCTGAAATTCGCTGCCGGCAAGCTCAAGGCCGCCGGCATTCGGCTCCTGATCGAGCCGATCAACACCTTCGACATCCCGGGCTTTTATCTCTCGCGCACGGCGCAGGCGCTGGAAATCATGAACGATGTCGGTTCGGACGACCTGTTTCTGCAATACGACGTGTACCACATGCAGCGCATGGAGGGTGAACTGGCGGCGAGCCTGAAGAACCATCTCGCGCGTATCCGCCACATCCAGATCGCGGATAACCCTGGTCGTAATGAACCCGGCACCGGCGAAATCAATTACTCATTCCTTTTCAAACATATCGACCAGATCGGTTACGACGGCTGGATCGGCTGCGAGTACAAGCCGGCGGGCAAGACCAGCGCCTGCCTCGGCTGGGCCGCGGCGTATCTGTCGCGTTAA
- a CDS encoding IclR family transcriptional regulator, translating to MPKAAASSIQVIDRVTALLEAITTHPEPASLKFLSAETRLHPSTAFRILNALASHGLVERTSAGRYALGVKLLHFGSHVHGKVDLLREAKPIMEALCAQVGETVNLTVREGDEVVYVERVAPNRMMRVEQVIGSRAPLHVTAVGKLFLAGSGEKATREYARRTGLPRYTANTHTQVTKLWAQIANAPKQGYALDNEEAEQGVSCIGVPVRDAHGTMVAGLSISAPHERRQQSWVALIKKAGADLSARLGYSAKS from the coding sequence ATGCCAAAAGCCGCCGCCTCCTCCATCCAGGTCATCGACCGCGTCACCGCGCTGCTGGAAGCCATCACCACGCACCCGGAACCGGCCAGCCTGAAATTCCTGTCGGCCGAAACCCGGCTGCATCCCTCCACCGCCTTCCGCATCCTCAACGCGCTCGCCAGTCACGGGCTGGTGGAGCGCACCTCCGCCGGCCGCTACGCGCTGGGCGTGAAGCTGCTGCACTTCGGCAGTCACGTGCACGGCAAGGTCGACCTGCTGCGCGAGGCCAAGCCGATCATGGAGGCACTGTGCGCGCAGGTGGGCGAAACCGTGAACCTCACCGTACGCGAAGGCGACGAAGTCGTGTACGTCGAGCGCGTCGCGCCCAACCGCATGATGCGCGTGGAGCAGGTGATCGGCAGCCGCGCGCCGCTGCACGTGACCGCGGTGGGCAAGCTGTTTCTCGCCGGCAGCGGCGAGAAGGCCACGCGCGAGTACGCGCGGCGCACCGGCCTGCCGCGCTACACCGCCAACACCCATACCCAGGTCACCAAGCTCTGGGCCCAGATCGCCAACGCGCCCAAGCAGGGTTATGCGCTCGACAACGAGGAGGCGGAACAGGGCGTGAGCTGCATCGGCGTGCCGGTGCGCGACGCCCACGGGACCATGGTGGCGGGCCTTTCCATCTCGGCGCCGCACGAACGGCGCCAGCAATCCTGGGTGGCCCTGATCAAGAAGGCCGGCGCCGACCTGTCCGCCCGACTCGGTTACTCTGCCAAGTCCTGA
- a CDS encoding sensor domain-containing diguanylate cyclase, giving the protein MQNLLTLTIIVEPDRQRLARFAMDAVEALGGNVFASANTLEAVLRQLRADCAKARLPVEVNLVLHDLHLCLAWGETRQPLATLTQPPATERVAALATQLKNASESTDSTLLKRRNEQIIADLESAKQRARTEMEELETLLEMKKTELNKSILAAQTDALTGLYNRSGYDTRLREAFLRCKHQGEQLCLMMLDLDKFKEINDTHGHQYGDEYLKKMANAMRASVREHVDHACRIGGDEFAIILYSDLAIARRVAGKILGLFENRCSIGIARMREAESIEKLVGRADAALYEAKHQGRGRFVTDEVQEARANAV; this is encoded by the coding sequence ATGCAGAATCTGCTGACATTGACCATCATCGTCGAGCCCGACCGGCAGCGTCTGGCGCGCTTTGCCATGGATGCCGTCGAGGCGCTCGGCGGCAATGTTTTCGCCTCGGCCAACACACTTGAGGCGGTGTTGCGCCAGTTGCGCGCGGATTGCGCCAAGGCGCGCCTGCCGGTGGAGGTCAATCTCGTCCTGCATGATCTCCACCTTTGTCTCGCCTGGGGCGAGACGCGCCAACCGCTCGCCACCCTGACGCAGCCGCCGGCCACCGAGCGGGTCGCGGCGCTCGCCACGCAGCTGAAAAACGCCAGTGAGTCCACCGACTCCACGCTGCTCAAGCGGCGCAACGAACAGATCATCGCCGACCTCGAAAGCGCCAAACAGCGCGCGCGCACCGAAATGGAGGAGCTCGAAACCCTGCTCGAGATGAAAAAAACCGAGCTCAACAAATCCATCCTCGCCGCCCAGACCGACGCCCTGACGGGCCTGTACAACCGCAGCGGTTACGACACCCGCCTGCGCGAGGCCTTCCTGCGCTGCAAGCACCAGGGCGAGCAACTCTGCCTCATGATGCTCGATCTCGACAAGTTCAAGGAAATCAACGACACCCACGGCCATCAGTACGGGGACGAGTACCTGAAAAAAATGGCCAATGCCATGCGCGCCAGCGTGCGCGAACACGTGGATCACGCCTGCCGCATCGGCGGCGACGAGTTCGCCATCATTCTTTATTCCGACCTGGCGATCGCCAGGCGCGTCGCCGGCAAGATTCTCGGCCTGTTCGAGAACCGGTGCAGTATCGGCATCGCCCGGATGCGTGAGGCGGAAAGCATCGAGAAACTGGTGGGGCGCGCGGATGCCGCCTTGTACGAGGCCAAGCATCAGGGACGCGGACGCTTCGTCACCGACGAGGTCCAGGAAGCCAGGGCCAACGCGGTTTGA
- a CDS encoding SpoIIE family protein phosphatase produces MKLLIEQGAKGDSGVVLLRSKLRAVSRRMGFGDLQREHMELVCNEMVTNQNKFAEGNGLVQIWEISDPAPALDLFAFDYGKGILNVSSAVQDGYTTAGTMGKGLGAIRRLSDDSEIYSLPAEHARNSDWHGTAVWSRFYREDRDPGYFHDLGSYTRAYLDSNFNGDLIQVRTGESKTRWLHMDGLGHGREAEEVVTGIGHFLDAETPVDGLMQRLSTRLQGTRGAVAMISEVDHATRTMTICGVGDMVAYLVSCGEKKAISFSPGVLGHTHRSLETFSYPFPDQALLITASDGLRRSMTLRSFPDLWRLHPQLIALVLGQVMGRQNDDRSVFTIRVNPNMRK; encoded by the coding sequence ATGAAATTGCTCATCGAGCAGGGAGCGAAGGGAGACAGCGGTGTGGTGCTGCTGCGCTCGAAACTGCGCGCCGTGTCGCGAAGAATGGGTTTCGGTGATCTCCAGCGCGAGCATATGGAGCTGGTGTGCAATGAAATGGTGACGAACCAGAACAAATTCGCCGAAGGCAACGGTCTGGTGCAGATCTGGGAAATCAGCGACCCCGCACCGGCGCTGGACCTGTTTGCCTTCGATTACGGCAAGGGCATTCTCAACGTGTCGAGCGCCGTCCAGGACGGCTATACCACCGCCGGCACCATGGGCAAGGGCCTGGGCGCCATCCGGCGCCTGTCCGATGACAGCGAGATCTACAGTCTGCCGGCCGAACATGCCAGGAATTCGGACTGGCACGGCACCGCCGTGTGGTCGCGCTTTTATCGCGAGGACCGCGATCCGGGATATTTTCACGATCTCGGCAGTTATACGCGCGCCTACCTGGACAGCAACTTCAACGGCGACCTGATTCAGGTCCGCACCGGAGAGTCCAAAACCCGCTGGCTGCACATGGACGGTCTCGGTCATGGGCGCGAGGCCGAGGAAGTCGTGACAGGCATCGGCCATTTTCTCGACGCTGAAACACCGGTGGACGGATTGATGCAGCGCCTGAGCACCCGGCTGCAGGGGACACGCGGCGCCGTGGCCATGATCAGCGAAGTGGACCATGCCACCCGCACCATGACCATCTGCGGCGTCGGCGACATGGTCGCCTACCTCGTCTCCTGTGGCGAGAAAAAAGCGATCTCGTTTTCTCCCGGCGTACTGGGCCATACCCACCGCTCGCTGGAAACCTTCTCTTATCCCTTTCCCGACCAGGCCCTGCTCATTACCGCCTCCGACGGGCTGCGGCGCAGCATGACCTTGCGCAGCTTTCCCGACCTGTGGCGCCTGCATCCACAGCTGATCGCGCTGGTGCTGGGACAGGTCATGGGCCGGCAAAACGATGATCGGTCCGTGTTCACCATTCGCGTAAACCCAAACATGAGGAAATAG
- a CDS encoding pyridoxal-phosphate-dependent aminotransferase family protein, whose translation MSYTSFNPPVRTLMGPGPSDVHPRVLTAMARPTIGHLDPAFIAMMEEIKGLLQYAFQTGNALTIPISAPASAGMEACFVNLVEPGEKVVVCINGVFGARMKENIERAGGVPIVVEDAMGTPVSPDKLEDALKTHRDARIVAFVHAETSTGVQSDAKTLAGIARHHDCLTIVDTVTSLGGSPLKVDEWGLDAVYSGSQKCLSCTPGLAPLTMNDRAVDKIKQRKTRVQSWFLDLNLVMGYWGSGKRAYHHTAPINTLYGLHEALAMLQEEGLEHSWARHRHQHLALRSGIEAMGLSFLVRESARLPQLNAIVVPEGVDEAVLRNRLLNDYNLEIGAGLGALAGRIIRIGLMGYGANMKNVMYCLEALEAVLADMRAPIRTGVAMNAAQNVAVPN comes from the coding sequence ATGAGTTACACATCCTTCAATCCCCCGGTTCGCACCCTGATGGGACCGGGACCCTCGGACGTGCATCCGCGCGTGCTCACGGCCATGGCGCGCCCGACCATCGGCCACCTCGACCCCGCCTTCATCGCCATGATGGAGGAGATCAAGGGGCTGCTGCAGTACGCCTTCCAGACCGGCAATGCCTTGACCATTCCCATTTCCGCGCCCGCCTCGGCCGGCATGGAGGCCTGCTTCGTCAACCTGGTGGAGCCGGGTGAAAAAGTCGTCGTGTGCATCAACGGCGTATTCGGCGCACGCATGAAGGAAAACATCGAGCGCGCCGGCGGCGTGCCGATCGTGGTCGAGGATGCCATGGGCACGCCGGTGAGCCCGGACAAACTCGAGGATGCGCTCAAGACCCACCGTGATGCCAGAATCGTCGCCTTCGTGCATGCCGAGACTTCCACCGGCGTGCAATCGGACGCCAAGACGCTCGCCGGTATCGCGCGCCACCATGACTGCCTGACCATCGTGGACACCGTAACCTCGCTCGGCGGCTCGCCCCTGAAGGTGGATGAGTGGGGCCTCGACGCCGTCTACTCCGGCTCGCAGAAATGCCTGTCCTGCACCCCGGGCCTGGCGCCGCTCACGATGAACGACCGCGCGGTGGACAAGATCAAGCAGCGCAAAACCCGGGTGCAAAGCTGGTTCCTCGATCTCAATCTGGTGATGGGCTACTGGGGCTCGGGCAAGCGCGCCTATCACCACACCGCCCCGATCAATACCTTATATGGGCTGCACGAAGCGCTGGCGATGCTGCAGGAAGAAGGGCTGGAACATTCCTGGGCGCGACACCGGCATCAGCATCTGGCGCTGCGCTCGGGCATCGAAGCCATGGGGCTGTCCTTCCTCGTCAGGGAATCGGCGCGCCTGCCGCAGCTGAACGCCATCGTGGTGCCGGAAGGCGTGGACGAGGCCGTGCTGCGCAACCGCCTGCTGAACGATTACAATCTCGAAATCGGCGCCGGCCTCGGGGCGCTCGCCGGCAGGATCATACGCATCGGCCTCATGGGCTACGGCGCCAACATGAAAAACGTCATGTACTGTCTGGAAGCGCTCGAGGCCGTGCTGGCCGACATGCGCGCCCCGATTCGCACCGGCGTGGCCATGAACGCCGCGCAAAACGTGGCGGTACCGAACTGA